The Capsicum annuum cultivar UCD-10X-F1 chromosome 1, UCD10Xv1.1, whole genome shotgun sequence sequence AGTAAACTTCTCAATGAATTTTCTATcatctctttattattttttttgtttcatttaatTGGTCTGTATTATAATGCAATGCGATAATAAGACGGTTAAAATTGTTTACTTTTCAACCTAATTAGTGTTtttacttaaaaagaaaaaaagaaaaactttttaaaatgagtATACTTCTTCTGCACACATCTTCAGATTCCATAATACAAGATGATTGTTAGGCTCTATTAAACCAATATTGTGAATCCACTAATGGGACAAAAAGAGCCTTTTTAAGCTTTAAAAGCACAGTCCAAAAAGAGTTCACCAAATAAAAGTTTGTTGCATAAATATTTATTACAGAATACATAAAAGAATTTGACGTGTTTTATTCAGATTCTCCTTAAATTATTCTTAAACTATATTACTTGATCCTAATTACCTCTTgtacttaatttttcaataatcattATCCCTTGAATAATAACTTGTCCTAATTATCTCCGTATACTTGGATTTGCTATAATTGTTACCATTTTAAGAGTAAAAATTTGAAGTTTCTACGGATATTCTTCCAATTATATATTTACTAATAAAGGAACTTCACATTGAAGGAGGAATATTTGTAGAGGATAATAAGTTAATATAGcccattcttttctcttttcagtaaataaatgaatatattttgaacttttagttgcacttttttctttctaaaagatttgttttgttttgttttgttttgaatcACTACAACTTTTAGTCATTTTCAGATCACCGAAGGGTCGAagattatcttttgatttttgtgttcaACTACTTAAAGCTGCAATTTTTAATTCTTACCTTTTTAATTTGAGTTAGATTTTGAAGTTGGTTGGTCCATTGGTTGAGCAACTTGGTGCACAAAGTTGTTTTTGATTCCATCTAGCATTTTTATTATGTGTCCATGGCAAAACAAAAATTACTAATGGTATTCCTTTATTCTTGAGAATTTTGATGGTGACACATACCATAATTTATAAGGTGGGGTTATCAAGTTCATTGTGAATATTACTTAGGTGAGATGGTTGGGATCTATCTGCGCTTGTGTCGGATTCGAGTCATGAAAATCAATGGCAGAATAACACAAAATAAAGAAAGTTCTGTTGAACATCTTTCAtaagaaaattatactatataaataGGTCAAAAATTACTTTTACTACAGAAAAAGACTTGTATAATTAACTCAATAGGCACAAATATGGATATTGAAAAAAAGACACTTGTGTTGAAGTTCAactttcttcaaaaaaaaaaaaaaatgttgtgtGATCATTCAAATTTAGAGTCAGAATTCAATAATGTTATTACACTTCATTAAAATTGGAGAAGTGCCTAATTAAATGGAATCTTGATAGTTAATAATTGATCAAATGATTTTGGCATAATGAACACATTATAATTGGAGAGATAAAAGTTCTTTTTCAGTTTTGGGCCAGTGAGATGAAAGTTAGTACTCCATTAAAATTAAAGCCCTTAATTTAAAACTCAAAAGTTGTGCCCAGTAAAGTTTTCATAACATTTCTAGCTTTACTTTCTTATATCCTTTTCTTGATTGTTACTTATAGTCTTCTCTTATTCTTTGATTCTACAAGAAAATCTTTTGCTGAACATGCTTAAATGTAGACATAATACATAAGCGTGTCATTTAATCTGACTTCTAAATTTTGGTTGTGCACAAATAGTCAAATTTAAGCTCTTTTTTCCTTCGTATAAGAAAtgtaattttgagattttaaattcTGTCTGAATAAGAGGAATTGGAAACGCTCATAAGTCAATATTCAGATAAGAAGATACATTATATAAGTGTTTGACATTGCAACCATTCAATAGTTGCTTTAGACTTTAGAAGGAGATTTTAGTATTAAACATCATTAGATATGTGATAAAGTAATTCAAAGTACAAACAATGCATTTCAAACTTGCAAATTAAAGTAGCTCAAACATTACTTTTACAAGAAATACTCTGATAATTTATACTGGAGTGAAGTCGTAACAAAGTAGCTGTACTGGAAGGTGCGGCTAGATCACCTCCATCTCAGAGAGAGCTAATGCGTGTTGGCTATTTTAGTTTGACACTGCTTCACACCCCCCAAAAAAGAAGGGAGCTGCGTCTGAATTCAACTTGGAGATGGAAGTCTTCTTTCCTTTATCGACAGCTACTAGGTACTTCATTCTTCGGTAACAATGTGAAACGTTGTGCTTAGAATTGTTTCGGGGGACTAGACTCAAATATGTTGTAAAGTTGAATGACTCTAAGACAAACATTAAAAACCATTGTCTCAGAGAAAAACTTTTTTAAGTTATTTCGAAAACAAACTTAGTTGCATTGAGCTCTTCCTTCATAGAAGATTTTTACATCATAATACTCATATTACCAATTAAAAAACTCCCAAAATCCACTATATAGGTGTTGCCTTCTCATCTTCAGAAGTGATTTGGATTCCTGTATGAGTTGTTCTGATCGAAACCTTCATATGCCGTGTCCTCGTTGCCGTAAAACCCCATGTAACTTCCATGAATCGAGTACGGGGACATGCAGCCAAAGTTACTTAAGTCACCAGAAAGTTCAACTTCCCCTCTAAAATCCGGGAAAGTTGAATTTGATGTGAACTCATTAGGCTGCCACGGAGTCATGTTCGGGAAGTCATACTGTGGACAGTAACTAGATGCATTCTGTCCCTGAGGACATTCCTATATTCAGCCACAAAATAGTGTCAGTGTAAAAGTAATAGCACGACTGAAACTTGATCGAATGAGCTAAGAAGAGAAAGATAGAATGTACATACCTTCGATGAATCAAGAATCATAGAAGGGGGCATCCAGAGGTTTGCAGAGTTGGCCGCTATTGCAGACTCATAATCCCCTAGTTGTGTTGTCTGATATGGAGAAGTGATAGGAGTCGAGTAATTGCTGTCGTTGCTCATGTATGTGCTTTGAGTTGGCGTTTCATCAGAGAGAGCAATTGGTTCATTTACTGAGGTGAATCTTCCAGCTGTTGAACTACATCCAACCTGCTTAACTCCCTGAACATCTTTCGTCTTCAGTGAAACATCGTTTCTCTTTATGACGCGACAAAGAGCAAAAGGCCCCTGGAGACAAGTAAGTTGCAGAATATGATCACTTTCTTGCATTCTACTACGAGTGGTACTTACTAGTAAATCAGAAGAGTTTTCTGTTTACCTGAAAACTTGGAGTGCCCTGAGTAGCATCATCACAGAGGCGATACTCGTGCATTACCCAATCTGTTCTATCACCGAGTGGAGCTCTTCCACGATAGAAAACCAATGTTTTGCGGTAGCCAACAACTTCTGGATGACACACAACTTTCCTGTCTTTCCCTGTTGCTTTCCAGTATCCAGACTTAGTAGCTCGATTAGTTCTTGAGCCATTCGGATACTTCTTGTCCCGAGGACAGAAGAAGAACCACTCGAGGTCACGCTTAGGTAAGAAAGATTTCTCTGCATTCAAGAAAAAGATATCAGAATCCCAAACTCCCCATCCCAAAGTAAGCAATTATGAACCAATAAGAATGAGAAACTTCTGTTGCTTTACACATGATTTTCTCACTGATAATTTAGACACAGTAATAATTAACTTTCTCAAATGTGAAAAGACATATGTCCCTACAGAACAATCCATGTGGTAAAGATAATAAAGGAACAAACAAGATAAGCTAATAAAGCAACAACTTTGCAGTTTGCTAGCTTTACATCTCACCACCATTACAAATGTATGTTTCACATTTTTCTTCAAACACATAGTTCTAATTCTAGTAccccctccgtttcaaaaagaatgttaCTCTCCTTTTTTAACAAACTTTGTGATTCTAACTTTCCACGTGAaatgtttaagatcacaagattaaagacTATTTTGGTACATTCTATGTATCTTAATCGTaagaccataagattcaaaagtctttcttTAACTTTGTGCTAAATCAGACGAACAAATCGAAACAGATGCTGATCAAGAATGTATACCTGGAAGCTCCCATGGATCAAATTTGTACAAATCAATGACTGGAATAACTtccaattcaatttcaagtccatCAGTTTTCCTTTTCAGGTAATATCCAACCAATTCCTCATCAGTTGGATGGAATCGAAATCCCGGAGGCAGTGATGTTCCTGCCATGAAGTAATAATATCCCAAAAACACACACACAAGAAATTTCTCCAAAACTAGCTATACAAAAAGCaggcagaaaaaaaaaaaaaggggcagCCCAGTAACACTTCCGCTATGTGTGATGTTCAGAGAAAGGCCGGACGACAATGATATATTGTACAATAGAGCAgactcaagatttcaagaaatgtCCAgaagcaatattttccacttaACTAAGTGCCACAGCTATATCTATTGAAAATTtggaaaatccaaaaataaaagctTTTAGCAACACTAAACTTTGTCTCAAGAATTACAATAAATTTCCACAAAGTGTATTCTTGGAACAACAAGATCATCTTCCTTGTAAAAATAAGGTTCAGCACTATTTTTCTTGCCAACACCCCCACCAGACACACtagtaaataactcaaaaaaattaaatttttacaaGTACTAAGAACCTAAAACAAGTCAAAAGTTACAAAATGGATGACTTAAGAGTGGTCTAAATCAAGAAACAGTAAGCAAATAGAGGATATTTTTAGTATGAAGAAAGAAGAGAAGTTGTGTAGAGTAATAGCAAAGGGGGTTAAATGGGCTTTTATAGGGTATGGAGAATCAAAGAGTCCAAAAAATATGAACACCGAAAGAATTGTAACTTGTCTGAAGCTACCATAAATTCCACAACAATGACCCCACGCACAAAAACAataactagaaatcagttcacaCTTGAAAAGTTGGAAACAGTTATATCCTACCTAAGCAAAGCACTAGTGACAGTTAAACTTTCTTTTGCAGGCAatggaatgggatcaaacaaaaaaaaaattattcgcactcaatatttatattatatcaataaatacaatgtattTCATGTATAAACTGTCATCATTTAAGAATCATTAGGATTGACATTTATGCTCACTTCAAGCACTTAGTGTAAAACACCAAGCAAAATAGTCAGTAGGTGGATAACATGTGTTTATACATAGACTATAGTTAATTAAGCAGGGTAGTAATCTTGAAGTGGCTGGTCAAATTACTGTCACGTGATCAAAATGTCACGAGTTCAAGTTGGAAAAATAGTTTTTTACATAAATGCTATGTAAGACTGTATACCACAGATCTTTGTGGTTCGGCCTTTTCCTGAATCACATGCATAGTAGGAGGTTTAATGAATCGAATTGCTCTTTTCTTAAACTGTGATTGATTAACATGTATTCTATCCTCATTTAATTATATAAGTTTGCATGCTTTGTTGTAAACATCTAATGCCTCGATTTATCACTAAAAAAAAGATTATTCGGTACATTAAAGCTTCCTCTAAGCGTGGGGTACGGGAAAGGATCGAATCACAAAAGTCTATTATACACAGGTACATTAAAGCTTCCGCTAAGCGTGGGGTACGGGAAAGGATCGAATCACAAAAGTCTATTATACACaatcttaccttacatttcttcCACTGATTATTTCTAACGACTTAAACCCATGAACTTCTAATTACATggattatttgatttgatttgactCATAATGTTAAAtggttattttttgaaattttctttgttgttatATATCGAGTCTTCTTCCaaatattttggtcacttttttgcCCCAGTATTGAAGCATCCTACACCTTCCACATCACCATGAATCAGACAAATCCTCTTTTTCCTCCTTTAATAGTTAATGGAAGTGATTGTGTCATCATATGGCCCAGTGTTAAAAAGGAAAAGGTCCTTAAAGTGTGAGTTTAATGAGATTACTCacactttattttttatagtgactAAAGAGTACAACTTTGTGGAAAACTctactttgatttttttgatgTTCACATTCAATTAGTAAAGTTGAAACCTTAAATCCCTAGCATGTTATAGGCAGAATTGATGAAAGAATTAGCAGAGCAGCAATGTTGATGATGTGATGGAACTAATTTGCTTTTCCCATACTATCCCTACACAAGCAATTTTACACTATTCTCCTAGTAACTACCCAACTCCAAGTAACTGTTAGTAATAAGTGAATTAGAAACCTAAAAAGTAAGATAGTATCGTGTTGCTATATGTTAAGATACATTGATAATCGGGGTGTGTTTAAGAGTAAGACTAGTAAAATGTTTGTTTTAGCCCGCAAAATTTGAAGCCTCAAAAATTAGtagtaaattttatgatttcaactctacttgaaataataataaaattatgcaaTACCCTTAAAAAAATTgtctaaaaaacaaaaaagaaataaaaaaaaaaaactatttaatttttactaaaaatattttagaactttgaattaaacaacccaaacttcatattaataaataaagttttaacagCTACAGCTAAGTTAATGTATTGCAACCAAATGGCTACTATCTTATTAACTAGAGTTAATCTTTACTCTTATTAATAGtcatattaatatgtgaagttaaaggttatgtgtcttttaaaaatactacacaaaaaataattaatattcaagaacaaaaaatataattttaaattattacaatattatttttatatttatatatatatatatatttatggtaaattttagttttaggctactaattttattgagacgccTCTTATTGATAATATAAAACTCATTTACATTGAGAGACAAAAATGCTCAAAGCACAGTATGGGCTCCTAAACTAGAAACTCTTGAAAAATAACTAGtcaaagaataaattaattgaggCACAATAAATTTACGAGAATCATCATTCCTCCAAGTAGAAaccaactaaaaaaaatatttgttgagaaTTACggaatacaacgtatatttatttattttttaattttatttatattgaaaaagtTATTTGAGAAAACTTGttaattatttgttatttttttaacaGTTCTCGTGAAATTACATCGTTatccaaaaaaaaacatattacaTGTGGGGACATATTTTACATATTACACGTGAACATATATTTTATGATGaaagtaatgataataataagttGTATGTCTATAAATATCCTAACAAAGGACGTTTGAATTTATATTATCGCGATGACATATATTATGATACAGAGTTCTCTTCTTAAAAAAGTTTCACCAATCAAAAATAACATTCTAACATAAAACGGATTTTGAGTAGTTTTGAATTATAGGAGTAATTCTTTTTGAATTAGAAGAAGTActaattgttttttatttttctctttataggtcatgaacaaatttaaagatACAGCCCACGGAACATATTCTCTTTACGTAGTGTTTTGGAGGCCATTAACAGTGTAAAAGACCAAATAAAAAAAAGCATATAATCACAAACCATTTAGTGATAAAACACTAAGAGTATAAAATATTGAAcgtgaaaaaaaaaatgacataacaaaggtttataataattttatcataaaaGACCCGATATTAGT is a genomic window containing:
- the LOC107873384 gene encoding NAC domain-containing protein 71 encodes the protein MAGTSLPPGFRFHPTDEELVGYYLKRKTDGLEIELEVIPVIDLYKFDPWELPEKSFLPKRDLEWFFFCPRDKKYPNGSRTNRATKSGYWKATGKDRKVVCHPEVVGYRKTLVFYRGRAPLGDRTDWVMHEYRLCDDATQGTPSFQGPFALCRVIKRNDVSLKTKDVQGVKQVGCSSTAGRFTSVNEPIALSDETPTQSTYMSNDSNYSTPITSPYQTTQLGDYESAIAANSANLWMPPSMILDSSKECPQGQNASSYCPQYDFPNMTPWQPNEFTSNSTFPDFRGEVELSGDLSNFGCMSPYSIHGSYMGFYGNEDTAYEGFDQNNSYRNPNHF